One Agrobacterium vitis genomic window, CGTCATCAACAATCTGGGCCTGACCGGCAAATCCTTTACTTCGGGCTTCAACGTCAGCGGCGCAATTCTGGACGATATCGAAGCGGGCCGGACGCTCGTCACCATCGATCAGGGCTTCGACAATCAGTCCGAAGCTGCAGTAAAGCAATGCGTGGCCTACCTGACCAAGGGCGACGTTCCCGCTGATCCCCTTCAATACCTGAACCCGATCGTCATCACGAAGGCTGGCGGAGATGGGATGATCACGGTCGAGGCCGCCAAGGCCCGCCTGAAGGCTGCGCTCGGAAAGTAATCCAGCGCTGGCGGCTGGCTTCGGCGAGCCGCCCACTTTAATAGAATCCAGGTGATGAACGCGAAGTCTCGGGCCGAAACCCCGGAACAAGCGCCTATACCGCCATGACTATCGTAAAGGGCCACAGCATGCTCGCCATACTCAAACCGGGAAACATGATCAACGGGCTGCGAACGGCAGGCCTGGTGCTCGCAATCGTCGTCATTGCGGCCTTTGTGCAGAGCCAGCATGACTCGTTTCTCGGCATTAACAACCTGACGACGCTGCTGCGTTCGATGGTTGCTCTCGCTATGATCGCCTTCGCGCAGAAGCTGATCATTCTGCTTGGCGAGATCGACCTTTCGGTCGGCTCTGTCTACGGCCTGACCTCGATTACCATGGCGACCCTTTGGCTTGGCGGCGGAGCCCTTCCCTTCACTCTGCCACTGATTCCCGCCCTCCTCGTTTCTCTGGCCATCGCCGCTTTCGTAGGCCTTTTGAACGGGTGGTTTGTCGTCAAGGCGAGGCTTCCTTCATTCATCGTAACGCTTGGGATGCTCAATGTCGCGGAAGGTTTGCAGCTTCTGATCAGCAACGCGCAGACATTCACGCCCGCCTATTCCGACCCGGCACCGCCGGAGTGGGAGCTCTCCATCTTCAAGGCCATCGGCCAGGCGCCGCTTCTTTGGAACATCCCGAGCGCGACGCTCTGGCTCGTGGCCTCCTTCCTGCTTTTTTGGTTTATAAGGCATCGCACCGTGTTCGGCTTTCGCCTCGCCGCAATCGGCGGCAATGCCGAAGCTGCTCGCATCGCCCGTCTGCCGATCGTCAAGTACAAGTTGCTGGTCTTCCTCATCAGTGGATTGATGGCCGGTCTGGCCGGCATCGTCGACTTCTCCTATGTCGGCTCGGTCGGCCCGAGACAGGCTGGGTCTCTGCAATTCTCAGTCGTGGCAGCTGTGGTCATCGGCGGTGCAAGCCTGGCGGGCGGTCGCGGAACGATCGTCGGTACCCTGCTCGGCGCGATCCTCCTCTCGCTTCTGACGAACGGGCTTGCGCTGATGGGTGTCGGTTCCTTCGCGCAGCTTCTCTTCATCGGTATCGTCACGATCGGTGCCGTCTGGCTCGATCAGGGTTCCCAGATCCTCATCCGGCGCGCGGCCCAGCGCTCTGCCGCCAAGCGTGAGGCGAAAAGCGAATGATCAGGCTTTCGGCGACGAATCTGCGCAAGAATTATGGTCCGACAAGAGCGCTTGCCGGCTTGTCCATGGAACTGTCCTCGGGCGACATCGTCGGGCTGGCTGGTCCAAATGGGGCTGGAAAGAGCACCCTCACCCGCATGCTCGCGGGCGAAGAACTCCCGGACTCCGGCTCGATCATCTTGGAAAGGAACGGTCGTGGCGTCGACCGCGTAACGGATCACGTTGCGGTCGTCCATCAGGAACCCCAGGTCTGGCCAAACCTGACCGTGCTTGAAAACCTTGCGGTCGGCCGCGAAGCCTCCGCCGTGGGTTCGCCGCGACCCAAGGTAGATCCATCGCCGGCGCTGAAACTGCTGGAACTGGAGCGTTTCGCGCACTACCAGCTCTCCGATCTGTCACTCGCCGTTCAGCAACGCGTCGAGATTGCGCGGGCAATCATGTACGAAGCGGACATCTTCCTGTTCGACGAGCCGAATTCCGCGCTAACCGACGAGGAGTCGAAATCGCTCTTCTCGGTCATGCGGCGATTGGCCGATGCGGGCAAGATCGTCCTCCTGATCACGCATAGGCTCGAGGATTTCGTCAATTCCTGCGGCCGGGTTCTGGTTCTGCGAGACGGCACCATTCAAGGCGACCTCTCGGGCGATCGCATGACCGAGATGGCAATCGTCAAGGAGCTCACCCATGGCCTTAGCCTGACGGAGGCGACTTCACGCGCGACGGGCCGTCAAATGCCACCGGACCCGTCGTTCATCGTCTCGCTCAATAGCTGCTCCGATCCAGCCGGAAGTTTTGACCGGATCGATCTGAATATTGTGCCCGGAACCGTTACCATCGTCGCTGGAGTTGAGGGCTCCGGAGCGCGCGAACTTGTTCGCGCTCTGGGCCGCTACAGTCCGATCAGCGGAAATCTGAACGCCAGGCGGAAAGACGGCAATGAAATCGCCGTTAGTTATGTTGCTGCAAGCAGGCGATCGACCGTCTTCCCGAACTTAAGCGTTGGCGACAATCTCGTTGCCCGGCTCAATTGGTCGTCACTATGCAGCCCGATACCCTTTCTTTCCCGCTCGAAGATTGCTGCCCGGGCTGACGCTGCGGTCAAGAAATACTTTGTAAAGACCGCGAGCATCGACCATCCGATCACCTCGCTCAGTGGTGGAAACCAGCAGAAGGTGGTCGTCAGTGCGGCAGTTGAATATGGTGCGGAACTTCTGGTCATCGAGGAGCCGACCCGCGGGGTGGACTTTAGCAGCAAACGGGACATCTATGCGATCCTTCGTGACTATGCTGCGAAAGGTAACGCTGTTGTTCTTTTCTGCACAGAAGTCCCGGAAATGTATGAGGTTGGCGACGAGGTGGTCGTTGTATCGCATGGCCGCATCATGGGCAATGCGGCCATCGACGAACATGCCTCGGCGACCCAGTTGACACATCGCATCACCGAACTGGAATCCGCCCATTCCACCATCTCGGAAAGGGCTTGAGAATGCTGGAAAGAACACTCTTCAATCTGGACGGCAAGCATGCGCTCGTCACCGGATCAAGCCAGGGCATCGGCCTGGCGATTGCCGAAGGCCTTGCGAGCTATGGCGCAAGCGTAACCCTGAACGGCCGCGATCCCGCCAAGCTTGAGGCGGCCCGGAACACGCTCAAAAAAGCAGGAGCCGAGGTCAACGCCGCTGCGTTCGATGTCACGGACGCAAAGGCAGTGACGAATGGCGTCCGCCTTATTGAGGAACGTTTCGGACCAGTCGACATCCTTGTCAACAATGCCGGCATGCAGTTTCGCTCGCCACTTGATAAGTTTCCGCACGACAAGTGGGACGCGCTGCTGAGGACAAATGTCTCGAGCGTCTTCTACGTTTCGCAGCCCGTCGCGCAGCAAATGATCGAACGGGGCGGCGGCAAGATCATCAACATTGCCTCGGTGCAAAGCGAACTCGCACGCCCCGGCATCGCGCCATATACGGCAACCAAGGGCGCAGTTAAAAACCTGACACGCGGCATGTGCATTGACTGGGCCCGTCATGGGTTACAGATCAACGCCATCGCACCCGGCTATTTTAAAACTCCACTCAATCAGGCTCTTGTTGATGACACGGCGTTCTCCGCGTGGCTTGAGACACGCACACCGGCAGGC contains:
- a CDS encoding SDR family oxidoreductase, whose translation is MLERTLFNLDGKHALVTGSSQGIGLAIAEGLASYGASVTLNGRDPAKLEAARNTLKKAGAEVNAAAFDVTDAKAVTNGVRLIEERFGPVDILVNNAGMQFRSPLDKFPHDKWDALLRTNVSSVFYVSQPVAQQMIERGGGKIINIASVQSELARPGIAPYTATKGAVKNLTRGMCIDWARHGLQINAIAPGYFKTPLNQALVDDTAFSAWLETRTPAGRWGNVSELIGAAVFLASDASSFINGHTLYVDGGITVSL
- a CDS encoding ABC transporter permease — encoded protein: MLAILKPGNMINGLRTAGLVLAIVVIAAFVQSQHDSFLGINNLTTLLRSMVALAMIAFAQKLIILLGEIDLSVGSVYGLTSITMATLWLGGGALPFTLPLIPALLVSLAIAAFVGLLNGWFVVKARLPSFIVTLGMLNVAEGLQLLISNAQTFTPAYSDPAPPEWELSIFKAIGQAPLLWNIPSATLWLVASFLLFWFIRHRTVFGFRLAAIGGNAEAARIARLPIVKYKLLVFLISGLMAGLAGIVDFSYVGSVGPRQAGSLQFSVVAAVVIGGASLAGGRGTIVGTLLGAILLSLLTNGLALMGVGSFAQLLFIGIVTIGAVWLDQGSQILIRRAAQRSAAKREAKSE
- a CDS encoding ATP-binding cassette domain-containing protein, with translation MIRLSATNLRKNYGPTRALAGLSMELSSGDIVGLAGPNGAGKSTLTRMLAGEELPDSGSIILERNGRGVDRVTDHVAVVHQEPQVWPNLTVLENLAVGREASAVGSPRPKVDPSPALKLLELERFAHYQLSDLSLAVQQRVEIARAIMYEADIFLFDEPNSALTDEESKSLFSVMRRLADAGKIVLLITHRLEDFVNSCGRVLVLRDGTIQGDLSGDRMTEMAIVKELTHGLSLTEATSRATGRQMPPDPSFIVSLNSCSDPAGSFDRIDLNIVPGTVTIVAGVEGSGARELVRALGRYSPISGNLNARRKDGNEIAVSYVAASRRSTVFPNLSVGDNLVARLNWSSLCSPIPFLSRSKIAARADAAVKKYFVKTASIDHPITSLSGGNQQKVVVSAAVEYGAELLVIEEPTRGVDFSSKRDIYAILRDYAAKGNAVVLFCTEVPEMYEVGDEVVVVSHGRIMGNAAIDEHASATQLTHRITELESAHSTISERA